A single genomic interval of Melanotaenia boesemani isolate fMelBoe1 chromosome 4, fMelBoe1.pri, whole genome shotgun sequence harbors:
- the myoz2b gene encoding myozenin-2b, translated as MDLGKKLSTPKDIMLEELSLLSNRGSRLFKMRQRRSEKYTFESIQNEANALLNNDVLNQMHTVEIKVEPPAQGNNANADNIASEKSNSTAMPKSYHSPWEEAILRDPDLADTVTLKMQIPDPRPELPEYKCFNRVATPYGGFEKAPRGITFKLPDVDLNPPQYPELNEPGTKRPTFNRTAQGWISEGTHLILPTVTLEAINVPESDDL; from the exons ATGGATCTTGGAAAGAAGCTCAGCACTCCAAAAGACATCATGTTGGAGGAATTGTCACTACTTTCCAACAGAGGCTCCCGGCTTTTCAAAATGCGCCAGAGGAGATCTGAGAAATACACCTTTGAAAGTAttcaaaatgaagcaaatgcTCTGCTGAAT AATGACGTTCTGAACCAAATGCACACTGTGGAAATTAAAGTGGAACCACCAGCTCAGGGAAACAATGCTAATGCAGATAACATTGCTTCAG AAAAGTCAAACAGCACAGCAATGCCCAAGTCCTACCACTCACCATGGGAGGAGGCCATCCTCCGTGACCCAGACCTTGCTGATACTGTCACACTCAAAATGCAGATACCGGACCCCCGACCTGAGCTCCCTGAATATAAATGTTTCAACCG AGTTGCTACTCCTTATGGGGGGTTTGAAAAAGCTCCCAGAGGGATCACATTTAAACTCCCTGATGTGGACCTGAATCCACCACAATACCCAGAGCTCAATGAACCAGGGACAAAACGGCCCACCTTCAACAGGACAGCCCAGGGGTGGATATCTGAGGGCACCCATCTCATCCTACCAACTGTTACTCTGGAGGCCATCAATGTCCCAGAATCGGATGACCTGTAG
- the synpo2b gene encoding synaptopodin-2, giving the protein MEPEAEDLEKSDNLTWSGSDGSQEICASESLTGSYNEDDYSEAENPSAPRSGCESPAFLNLHDWESVNTQESPAEHYERNAAVSHKGKDDIYICESRESITGSPHTQTSPASLSIDPEPPDSMPHTGHILWQHSQSSSSSLGCSADLTQALTLTTKQPQGTSYRQGPRTGNRRVESSEEGGSGEAPPASVFFGISDEGAEQAEKWNSGSDTDLCRPDRHRERYTRLKHTESQSEKRVKETKSKCKQIARLLTDAPNPQNKGALLFKKRRQRVKKYTLVSYGTGVDSEDQIEGQTDEIRSAGYNIVPTSDSEQEEQYSLYHQQYNLTVSWGSVQNMEALPETKGKGVLMFAQRRKRMDELVSEHEELRSKGSPVEAVSEPQSIRGQNTYDPKEMHVHADETKYSDVNLKKHLECHDDIQQMNHLSNVPKPLVPNRTAKPFQGFQDGSTPAAMPGGVSPVQKMNESRFKVPVPINTNPKVWSPTGDIIASRDERISVPAIKTGILPELKRKTTNKQPSTSARGTDPNIQNKGERRSYIESEEDCFSLGAEACNFMQPRTIKLKNPPPVAPKPNINPSCPPWMRTSPSSEPYIPPRSPVPQPSHSPVGPHSQHYLQQQDWAQPQQMASRWASDQTQATLQTPANAWVPVNSSSQLHLQPTTNSWSQQPARSPVSMQARSPSYSPHSPPKNKSDSAPNSVASCPPQTEKSYLNTSKGLQASPKGRVSDRSIKQGADGSAMAGKGAELFAKRQSRMEKFVVDAETVQAHKTRSPSPTLSLPNSWRYSSNIRAPPPLSYNPLLAPFYPPSAAKQPPSTSPKIKPNTKEKPKSAPKHLKALDIMKHQPYQLDSSLFKYDAASEAKSPSPKPTPVSKFEITKSRKQRSASSHSSHITSDLAVHSKIETPAKSPGPVSSQNSSVQNTRAAEPLATDKHLDEKLVATTAGNHISSKQAPSARPPSTSSQHSSIGDSIASAFSPASLIARGARQMAPRPKFSAKKPVVTGKQWKPVAMLQLI; this is encoded by the exons ATGGAACCAGAAGCTGAAGATCTTGAAAAAAGTGATAACTTGACCTGGTCAGGATCTGATGGTTCCCAGGAAATTTGTGCCTCTGAGTCTTTGACAGGGTCCTATAATGAAGATGATTACAGTGAAGCTGAGAACCCCTCAGCCCCTAGGTCTGGATGTGAGTCCCCAGCGTTCCTTAATTTGCATGACTGGGAATCTGTAAATACGCAAGAGTCCCCTGCAGAGCATTATGAGAGGAATGCTGCAGTTTCACACAAAGGCAAGGATGACATCTACATTTGTGAATCAAGAGAGTCCATTACAGGATCTCCTCACACCCAAACCTCACCAGCGTCACTTTCCATAGACCCAGAGCCCCCAGATTCCATGCCTCACACTGGCCACATATTGTGGCAGCATTCccagtcttcctcctcctctcttggctgttctgcagatctgaCCCAGGCCTTGACCCTGACCACAAAACAGCCCCAGGGAACCAGTTATAGGCAGGGCCCAAGGACTGGGAACAGGAGGGTTGAATCTTCAGAGGAAGGAGGGAGTGGTGAAGCACCTCCTGCTTCTGTCTTCTTTGGAATTTCAGACGAGGGTGCTGAGCAGGCAGAGAAGTGGAACTCAGGGTCTGACACAGATCTGTGCAGACCGGACAGGCACAGGGAAAGGTACACAC GGCTCAAACACACCGAGAGCCAATCAGAGAAACGTGTGAAGGAGACCAagtctaaatgtaaacaaattgcCCGACTGCTGACTGATGCACCCAACCCACAAAATAAGGGAGCCTTGCTGTTTAAAAAACGCCGCCAGAGGGTCAAGAAATACACACTTGTGAGTTACGGGACTGGTGTTGACAGCGAAGACCAAATAGAGGGACAAACTGACGAAATTAGATCAGCTGGGTATAACATTGTGCCTACAAGTGATTCAGAGCAAGAGGAGCAGTATTCTCTTTATCATCAGCAGTATAATTTAACTGTAAGTTGGGGAAGTGTTCAAAATATGGAAGCTCTACCAGAGACAAAAGGGAAGGGAGTTTTGATGTTTGCACAACGGCGCAAACGAATGGATGAACTTGTGTCAGAGCATGAAGAACTGAGGAGTAAAGGATCACCAGTGGAGGCAGTGTCAGAACCACAAAGTATAAGAGGACAGAATACCTATGACCCAAAGGAAATGCATGTGCATGCTGATGAGACCAAATACTCAGATGTAAATCTCAAGAAACATTTAGAATGCCATGATGATATTCAGCAAATGAACCACCTCTCTAACGTCCCCAAACCTTTGGTGCCGAACAGAACTGCAAAACCTTTCCAGGGATTTCAAGATGGTTCAACTCCTGCTGCCATGCCTGGGGGTGTCAGTCCAGTCCAAAAGATGAATGAATCAAGATTTAAAGTACCTGTGCCAATTAATACTAACCCAAAAGTTTGGTCTCCAACTGGAGACATCATAGCCTCAAGAGATGAGCGAATATCTGTGCCAGCCATAAAGACCGGCATCCTACCAGAGTTGAAACGGAAAACCACTAATAAACAGCCATCAACGTCGGCACGAGGCACAGATCcaaacattcaaaacaaagGGGAAAGGCGGTCTTATATTGAGTCAGAAGAAGACTGTTTTAGTCTGGGTGCTGAGGCCTGCAACTTCATGCAGCCCAGAACAATAAAACTCAAGAATCCTCCTCCAGTTGCCCCAAAACCCAACATCAACCCATCGTGCCCACCTTGGATGAGGACAAGTCCCTCCAGTGAACCCTATATTCCCCCTAGAAGTCCAGTCCCACAACCCTCTCACAGTCCTGTGGGGCCTCATAGTCAGCATTATTTACAGCAGCAAGATTGGGCTCAACCTCAACAGATGGCCAGCCGTTGGGCATCAGATCAAACTCAGGCAACACTTCAAACACCTGCCAATGCCTGGGTTCCGGTCAACTCCTCTTCTCAGCTTCATCTTCAGCCAACCACAAATAGCTGGAGTCAACAGCCCGCACGATCCCCTGTGAGTATGCAGGCCCGCAGTCCCTCTTACAGCCCACATTCACCCCCAAAGAACAAGTCAGACAGTGCTCCAAACTCTGTTGCTTCTTGCCCACCACAGACAGAGAAGTCATACTTAAACACATCTAAAGGCTTGCAGGCTTCTCCAAAGGGCCGAGTCTCAGACAGGAGTATTAAACAGGGTGCCGATGGTTCAGCCATGGCAGGAAAGGGCGCAGAATTGTTTGCCAAAAGACAGTCCCGTATGGAGAAGTTTGTTGTTGATGCTGAAACAGTGCAAGCTCATAAAACAAGATCCCCCTCCCCAACTTTGTCCCTTCCTAACTCTTGGAGATATTCATCCAATATTCGTGCCCCACCTCCACTGTCATATAATCCTCTTCTTGCTCCTTTCTACCCTCCATCAGCAGCCAAGCAGCCCCCTTCCACGAGCCCCAAAATCAAGCCCAACACCAAAGAGAAGCCTAAATCAGCCCCCAAGCACCTCAAAGCCTTAGATATCATGAAACATCAACCCTATCAGTTGGACTCCTCTCTTTTCAAGTATGATGCTGCCTCTGAGGCAAAAAGCCCCAGCCCTAAACCAACTCCTGTCTCAAAGTTTGAAATTACCAAAAGCCGTAAACAAAGATCTGCCTCATCTCACTCTTCACATATTACCTCTGATCTTGCTGTACATAGCAAGATAGAGACCCCCGCTAAGTCTCCTGGGCCGGTAAGTTCTCAAAATTCCTCTGTCCAAAACACGAGAGCAGCTGAGCCACTAGCTACTGACAAGCACTTGGATGAAAAGCTCGTTGCCACAACTGCAGGCAATCACATAAGCAGCAAGCAAGCACCAAGCGCCCGACCTCCCAGCACGTCCTCTCAGCATTCGTCTATTGGTGACAGCATAGCTTCAGCTTTCTCCCCTGCATCTCTTATTGCTCGAGGCGCACGCCAAATGGCTCCTCGTCCAAAATTTTCTGCTAAGAAACCAGTGGTGACAGGAAAACAGTGGAAGCCTGTTGCTATGCTTCAGTTGATCTAA